The genomic region ATGATAAACATTCTTGCCGGATTGAAGCCTAGTGATGTATATGAGCGTGCTGAGAGGATAAATGATAGTATATATATTTCTAAGATAAGCGATCTCGCGGCGAAACTTGACACATATATGCTTATACATTTCATTGAAAAAACAGATACTCCGCCAAAAACAATGAGTTCAAGCATACTTGTTCATCCAAGTGGTAGGATTGATAAAGTATATAGTAAAATGCACTTATTTGACGCATATGGTTATCGGGAATCAGATTATTTTCTGCCTGGTAGAACTCTTTCTCGACCATTAGTATTTAACCATGTTAGATTCTATGTAGCTATATGTTATGATCTACGCTTCCCAGAGCTTTTTAGAAGCTATGCGCGAAAAGATGCTTATGGAGTATTTATTCATGCAGGATGGGTTAGAGGCCCATTGAAGGAGGAAATACTCGACTTACTAGCTAGAGCTAGAAGCCATGAAAACACTATGTATATTATATTATCTGACCAAACAGGAAAACAATACGTTGGCAGAAGCGGTGTATTTAGCCCACATGGTTTTAGAGAAATAGATATGGGTTATAGAAGAGGATACGTTGAATGGCCAATTAACCCAGACGATGTTTTAGAAGCGAGAAAAGTTGTGCCCGTAGTTGAACAATCAAGAACTCGATGGGATATTGTTTTGAAAACCGCTAAATAACATAGCATAATTTATAGATTAAAGAACTATTTCTCCTCAATTGAAACATTACTTTTACATTCATTTCTAATCATGCATTCATGAAGCATTCTTATAGTTTCCGATGCTAAATCTTCGTTTCCTGGATTATTCATATAGTTTATAAATGATTCATGAGTTTCTGCTCCGCAACAATTATATATTATATCAGATAATAGATCAACCTTACTTAATAAACTATCAAGCCTCCAAGCAACACCATATTCATCTCTACGGTTACTCAAATAATTAATAATTGCTACTAGCTCAGCTGATTCCCTGAGAGCACCGCATTCTTTTCTCTCACACAAATTCCTCAACCCCTGTTTTGGAGGGCTCCGCCATACTATATAGTCTATAATGGCTATTAAACCCCACACTACAGCATATAAGAGATAAGCTTCAATCTCGTATATTAAGAATACCAAGAGAGAACCTATAGATGCACAAGTAGTTGATATTATTGCAGATAATCCTAGATAATAATATATCCTACCAAGCTTGCTCAATAAGTTCACCAGTCTCATAATTGATCCTCTGAGAAATATGCTCTAAATAAACTATACTATCCTCTAGCCTCTTAACTAGTTCATCGTGTTTAGAACTATCATATATAATATGGCCATCCACTACTATATAATGTGGAATAAAACCATTGCCTAAAATAAACCTACTTAAAAGATTCCCGGAGTGTAATGGCGTATTCTTCAAAGCATCTATATCATAAACTACTAGGTTAGCTGGATAACCCTCTTTAATGTATCCACCCTTAATACCCATTACTCTATATCCATTCAAAACAACATAGGAATAAGTCGCTCCAAGTCTAAGCCTAGTATCCTTATAATAATGCCTATATAGAAGTA from Staphylothermus marinus F1 harbors:
- a CDS encoding carbon-nitrogen hydrolase family protein — protein: MNEIFVGILQDEFTVDPMENYKRIRELLEEKHQVADIVVVPEYSMINILAGLKPSDVYERAERINDSIYISKISDLAAKLDTYMLIHFIEKTDTPPKTMSSSILVHPSGRIDKVYSKMHLFDAYGYRESDYFLPGRTLSRPLVFNHVRFYVAICYDLRFPELFRSYARKDAYGVFIHAGWVRGPLKEEILDLLARARSHENTMYIILSDQTGKQYVGRSGVFSPHGFREIDMGYRRGYVEWPINPDDVLEARKVVPVVEQSRTRWDIVLKTAK